Proteins found in one Actinokineospora alba genomic segment:
- a CDS encoding methylenetetrahydrofolate reductase: MTTVLQRIRSDRPVFSVEFMPPRDQADERRLWNAIRELEGYDPAFVSVTYGAGGSSRDRTIRTTGRVARETTLVSMAHLTAVGHSVAELRNVIGWYAALGIRNILALRGDPPGDPNGPWVAHPDGLNYADELVALVRELGDFCVGVAAFPYGHPQSADIDADTANLLRKFRAGADFAIAQLFFEPEDFLRLRDRVAAKGCESLLLPGVMPLTTPKILAKTVELSGAPVPARIAARLDPLVGDAAAFRAEGIDLVTEVCERLIAEGVPGLHFYTFNRAKATREVVGRLGLVPSRA, encoded by the coding sequence ATGACCACCGTTTTGCAGCGAATCCGCTCGGACAGGCCGGTTTTCTCGGTCGAGTTCATGCCCCCGAGGGACCAGGCGGACGAACGTCGGCTGTGGAACGCCATCCGCGAACTCGAGGGCTACGACCCCGCGTTCGTGTCGGTCACCTACGGCGCGGGCGGCTCCAGCCGCGACCGCACCATCCGCACGACCGGCCGTGTCGCGCGCGAGACGACCCTGGTCTCGATGGCCCACCTGACCGCGGTCGGCCACTCCGTCGCCGAACTGCGCAACGTCATCGGCTGGTACGCGGCGCTGGGCATCCGCAACATCCTCGCCCTGCGCGGCGACCCGCCCGGCGACCCCAACGGCCCGTGGGTCGCGCACCCCGACGGCCTGAACTACGCCGACGAACTCGTCGCGCTGGTCCGCGAACTCGGCGACTTCTGTGTGGGCGTGGCCGCGTTCCCCTACGGGCACCCGCAGTCGGCCGACATCGACGCCGACACGGCGAACCTGCTCCGCAAGTTCCGCGCCGGAGCCGACTTCGCCATCGCGCAGCTGTTCTTCGAACCGGAGGACTTCCTGCGCCTGCGCGACCGGGTCGCGGCGAAGGGCTGCGAGTCCCTGCTCCTGCCCGGCGTGATGCCGCTGACGACCCCGAAGATCCTGGCCAAGACCGTCGAGCTGTCCGGCGCCCCCGTGCCCGCCCGCATCGCCGCCCGGCTCGACCCGCTGGTCGGCGACGCGGCCGCGTTCCGGGCCGAGGGCATCGACCTGGTCACCGAGGTGTGCGAGCGGCTCATCGCCGAAGGCGTGCCGGGCCTGCACTTCTACACGTTCAACCGGGCCAAGGCGACGCGGGAAGTGGTGGGGCGGCTCGGTTTGGTGCCCAGCCGGGCCTGA
- the crtI gene encoding phytoene desaturase family protein: MADRKTIPGRTDHVVAVGAGLSGLSAALHLAGTGREVTVIEAAAKPGGRAGQETIEGYRVDTGATVLTMPELIDEAFAAVGTSLAAEVDLIKLDPAYRARFADGSTIAVHTDAAAMEAEIREAAGPREAEGYRRLRAWLTDLYQVQRDRFIGANFDSPTDLVGPELARLAALGGFGRLGPAVGRFLSDDRLRRLFSFQALYAGVPPSRALAAYAVIAYMDTVAGVSFPRGGVGAVAEAMAGAAARAGVRVRYSTSAAWLERVGTRVGAVRTTTGERIACDTVVLTADLAASYRLLGVTPRRPLALRYSPSAVVLHTGTTRSWPELDHHTIFFGRAWERTFREITREGVLMSDPSLLVTRPTATDPTLAPEGRHQISVLAPCPNLRTGPIDWRRIGPRYRDDLVRVLEQRGLTGFDSSIEMQRLVTPADWEAAGLAEGSPFSVAHTFAQTGPFRPRNLVRGVDNVVLAGSGTTPGVGIPPVVISGRLAAQRIAGRLVTATGVRGKSVSGL; encoded by the coding sequence GTGGCCGACCGCAAGACCATCCCCGGCCGCACCGACCACGTCGTCGCCGTGGGCGCGGGCCTGTCCGGCCTGTCGGCCGCGCTGCACCTGGCGGGGACCGGCCGCGAGGTGACCGTGATCGAGGCCGCCGCGAAGCCGGGCGGGCGCGCGGGCCAGGAGACGATCGAGGGCTACCGGGTCGACACCGGCGCGACCGTGCTGACCATGCCCGAGCTGATCGACGAGGCGTTCGCCGCGGTCGGGACGTCGCTGGCAGCCGAGGTCGACCTGATCAAGCTGGACCCGGCCTACCGGGCCCGCTTCGCCGACGGCAGCACGATCGCGGTGCACACCGACGCCGCGGCCATGGAGGCCGAGATCCGCGAGGCGGCGGGCCCGCGCGAGGCTGAGGGCTACCGCAGGCTGCGCGCCTGGCTGACCGACCTCTACCAGGTCCAGCGCGACCGGTTCATCGGCGCGAACTTCGACTCCCCCACCGACCTGGTCGGCCCCGAGTTGGCCCGGCTGGCCGCACTCGGCGGCTTCGGCAGGCTCGGTCCCGCGGTGGGCCGGTTCTTGTCCGACGACCGGTTGCGCAGGCTGTTCTCGTTCCAGGCGCTCTACGCGGGGGTGCCGCCGAGCCGCGCGTTGGCGGCCTACGCGGTCATCGCCTACATGGACACGGTCGCGGGCGTGTCGTTCCCGCGTGGCGGGGTCGGCGCGGTGGCCGAGGCGATGGCGGGCGCGGCGGCCCGGGCGGGTGTGCGGGTGCGGTACTCGACCAGCGCGGCCTGGCTGGAGCGGGTGGGCACCCGGGTCGGCGCCGTGCGCACCACGACGGGCGAGCGGATCGCGTGCGACACCGTGGTGCTGACAGCGGACCTTGCCGCGAGCTACCGGCTGCTCGGCGTGACGCCGCGCCGCCCGCTCGCGCTGCGCTACTCCCCCTCGGCCGTCGTGCTGCACACGGGCACCACGCGCTCGTGGCCGGAACTCGACCACCACACGATCTTCTTCGGCCGCGCCTGGGAGCGCACGTTTCGGGAGATCACCCGCGAGGGCGTGCTGATGAGCGACCCGTCGCTGCTGGTCACCCGGCCCACGGCGACGGATCCGACGCTGGCCCCCGAGGGGCGGCACCAGATCTCGGTGCTGGCCCCGTGCCCGAACCTGCGCACCGGCCCGATCGACTGGCGCCGGATCGGGCCGCGCTATCGTGATGATCTTGTTCGGGTGTTGGAGCAGCGCGGCCTGACCGGGTTCGACTCGTCGATCGAGATGCAGCGGCTGGTCACGCCCGCCGACTGGGAGGCGGCGGGCCTGGCCGAGGGCAGTCCGTTCTCGGTGGCGCACACATTCGCCCAAACTGGACCCTTCCGGCCGAGGAACCTGGTCCGGGGTGTCGATAATGTGGTCCTCGCGGGAAGCGGGACGACGCCTGGGGTGGGGATCCCGCCGGTGGTGATCTCCGGCAGGCTCGCCGCCCAGCGGATCGCCGGGCGACTGGTGACCGCGACGGGAGTTCGGGGGAAATCCGTAAGCGGACTGTGA
- a CDS encoding VOC family protein, whose protein sequence is MSTRLASVVIEAADPSAAAEFWYVMLGGTAVPDGARGRRLVAPEIGGCDLDLVFVPAHGAKTAKNRIHVDLATESPHEYQVLTSLAADIGAHVVDVGQGPTMPWTVFQDPEGNEFCVLEPRELYTDTGPLAAVVIDSVAPARVADFWSAATGWPVVHVCEDSAALRPLDTHGPWIEFLRVPDPKRTPNRIQFDMFPTDIEDPVGWLLALGATRLSDRVLADPEGNEFNLVCEPAIDIPVRRFSR, encoded by the coding sequence ATGTCCACCCGCCTGGCGAGCGTCGTGATCGAAGCGGCGGATCCGAGTGCCGCCGCCGAGTTCTGGTACGTCATGCTCGGCGGCACCGCCGTTCCCGACGGTGCCCGCGGCCGCAGACTGGTGGCGCCGGAGATCGGTGGCTGCGACCTTGACCTGGTGTTTGTCCCCGCCCACGGTGCCAAGACCGCCAAGAACCGCATCCACGTCGACCTCGCCACCGAGAGCCCGCACGAGTACCAGGTCCTCACCTCCCTCGCCGCGGACATCGGCGCCCATGTCGTCGATGTCGGCCAGGGGCCCACCATGCCGTGGACGGTGTTCCAGGACCCCGAAGGCAACGAGTTCTGCGTCCTCGAACCACGGGAGCTCTACACCGACACCGGCCCGCTCGCCGCCGTCGTGATCGACTCGGTCGCCCCGGCCCGCGTCGCGGACTTCTGGTCGGCGGCGACCGGCTGGCCCGTGGTGCACGTCTGCGAGGACTCGGCCGCCCTGCGCCCCCTGGACACCCACGGACCCTGGATCGAATTCCTCCGCGTGCCCGACCCGAAGCGCACCCCGAACCGCATCCAGTTCGACATGTTCCCCACCGACATCGAGGACCCGGTCGGCTGGCTGCTCGCCCTCGGCGCCACCCGGCTGTCCGACCGCGTCCTGGCCGACCCCGAGGGCAACGAGTTCAACCTGGTGTGCGAACCGGCCATCGACATCCCGGTCCGCCGCTTCAGCCGCTAG
- a CDS encoding VOC family protein, translating into MSTRPVNVVMDSVDPLALARFWADLLTVPRDGTRVHAPELTLTFLPEDEPKTVKNRIHLDLASQSAGEQDETVSHALSLGASHADIGQGRTPWVVLRDPQGNEFCVLEPRPEYTATGPVAAIVVDALSPASQAAAWSAITGRRVARVTADFASLEGVGPWLEFVRVGEPKVFRNRVRLAVGGVLSADPEGNEFYGDG; encoded by the coding sequence GTGTCGACCCGCCCGGTGAACGTCGTCATGGACAGTGTCGATCCGTTGGCACTGGCGAGGTTCTGGGCCGACCTCCTCACCGTGCCGCGCGACGGGACGCGAGTCCACGCCCCCGAGCTGACGCTGACCTTCTTGCCCGAGGACGAGCCGAAGACGGTGAAGAACCGGATCCACCTGGACCTGGCCTCCCAGTCGGCGGGTGAGCAGGACGAAACCGTGTCCCACGCGCTGTCACTGGGCGCCTCCCACGCCGACATCGGCCAGGGGCGGACGCCGTGGGTGGTGCTGCGGGACCCGCAGGGCAACGAGTTCTGCGTCCTGGAACCCCGCCCCGAATACACGGCGACGGGTCCGGTGGCGGCGATCGTGGTCGACGCTCTCTCGCCCGCGAGTCAGGCGGCGGCGTGGTCGGCCATCACCGGTCGTCGGGTGGCGCGGGTGACCGCTGACTTCGCTTCGCTTGAAGGTGTCGGTCCGTGGCTGGAGTTCGTTCGGGTCGGGGAGCCGAAGGTCTTCAGGAACCGAGTTCGGTTGGCGGTTGGTGGTGTGCTTTCCGCCGATCCGGAAGGCAACGAGTTCTACGGGGATGGCTGA
- a CDS encoding polyprenyl synthetase family protein gives MQQAPETPVFDPESIDGAVADHVERALADYLATRHAGMAEMAPSFGSAVGSLAEFVLGGGKRLRPTFAWWAWRGTGGAGAGEQADAVLRAVSALELIQACALVHDDLMDASAMRRGKPTVHVSFAARHRERGWLGESERFGAAAAILLGDLALAWADDMFAGSGVDPRRQADGQVPWRAMRAEMLAGQYLDVLTQAKGDESAEAALSVARMKTAAYTVERPLHLGAALAGAPEPTIAALRSFGADVGLAFQLRDDLLGMFGDTDVTGKPAGDDLREGKRTLLMSVGLANADAAGRTADAALLRGALGDDDLTTATVERARELLTDLGAVAELDRRIDELTGTALATLAAADLDAPAGKVLSDLAVAATRRAH, from the coding sequence GTGCAGCAGGCCCCGGAAACCCCGGTATTCGACCCAGAGTCCATCGACGGCGCGGTCGCCGATCACGTCGAACGGGCCCTCGCCGACTACCTGGCCACCCGTCACGCCGGGATGGCCGAGATGGCGCCGTCGTTCGGCTCCGCGGTGGGGTCGCTGGCCGAGTTCGTGCTCGGCGGCGGCAAGCGGCTGCGGCCGACCTTCGCGTGGTGGGCTTGGCGCGGCACGGGTGGCGCGGGCGCGGGCGAGCAGGCCGACGCCGTGCTGCGCGCGGTCAGCGCCCTGGAGCTGATCCAGGCCTGCGCCCTGGTGCACGACGACCTGATGGACGCCTCCGCGATGCGTCGGGGCAAGCCGACGGTGCACGTCTCCTTCGCCGCCCGGCACCGCGAGCGCGGCTGGCTGGGTGAGTCCGAGCGGTTCGGCGCGGCCGCCGCGATCCTGCTCGGCGACCTCGCCCTGGCGTGGGCCGACGACATGTTCGCAGGCTCCGGCGTCGACCCGCGGCGCCAGGCCGACGGCCAGGTGCCGTGGCGGGCGATGCGCGCGGAGATGCTCGCCGGGCAGTACCTCGACGTGCTGACCCAGGCCAAGGGCGACGAGTCGGCCGAGGCGGCGCTCAGCGTCGCACGGATGAAGACCGCCGCCTACACCGTCGAACGCCCGCTGCACCTCGGCGCGGCGCTCGCGGGCGCGCCCGAACCGACGATCGCCGCGCTGCGCTCGTTCGGCGCCGACGTCGGCCTGGCCTTCCAACTGCGCGACGACCTGCTCGGCATGTTCGGCGACACCGACGTCACCGGCAAGCCCGCCGGGGACGACCTGCGCGAAGGCAAGCGGACCCTGCTGATGTCGGTCGGCCTGGCCAACGCCGACGCGGCCGGGCGCACGGCCGACGCGGCGCTGCTGCGGGGCGCGCTCGGCGACGACGACCTGACCACGGCGACCGTCGAACGGGCCCGTGAGCTGCTGACCGACCTCGGCGCGGTCGCCGAACTCGACCGCCGCATCGACGAGCTGACCGGGACCGCGCTCGCCACCCTGGCGGCCGCCGACCTCGACGCGCCCGCCGGAAAGGTCTTGTCCGACCTCGCCGTCGCGGCCACCCGCAGGGCGCACTGA
- a CDS encoding phytoene/squalene synthase family protein, with amino-acid sequence MRAHEPTLRTAYAACRRINAHYGRSYFLATRLLPARRRPAVHALYAFARLADEIVDAPGPDPSGALGELEICLKDALAGEPTPHPVLPALADTVRRYDLDPGLFTDFLASMRMDLTVTDYATLDDVAVYTHGSAGVIGLMMLPILGTVGPRAEAAPYARGLGEAFQATNFLRDVAEDLARGRVYLPADHLAAFGVDRERLLHAVRTGRTDRAIRRAIAHLVAHTRALYRAAEPGIDLLDPVARPCVETASRLYGGILDEIAAADYDVLAGRAVVPPARRLAVALPGAARCLAARVRTREPARGA; translated from the coding sequence ATGCGTGCCCACGAACCCACCCTCCGAACCGCCTACGCGGCGTGCCGTCGGATCAACGCCCACTACGGGCGCAGCTACTTCCTCGCGACCCGGCTGCTGCCCGCGCGCAGGCGTCCGGCCGTGCACGCCCTCTACGCCTTCGCGCGCCTGGCCGACGAGATCGTCGACGCCCCCGGCCCCGATCCGTCCGGGGCGCTGGGCGAGCTGGAGATCTGCCTGAAGGACGCGCTGGCGGGTGAGCCGACGCCGCACCCGGTGCTGCCCGCGCTGGCCGACACGGTCCGCCGCTACGACCTCGACCCCGGGTTGTTCACCGACTTCCTGGCGTCCATGCGGATGGACCTGACCGTCACCGACTACGCGACCCTCGACGACGTCGCCGTCTACACGCACGGGTCGGCCGGGGTGATCGGGCTGATGATGCTGCCCATCCTGGGCACGGTCGGCCCGCGCGCCGAGGCCGCGCCGTACGCGCGGGGGCTGGGTGAGGCGTTCCAGGCGACGAACTTCCTGCGCGACGTCGCCGAGGACCTGGCCAGGGGCCGGGTCTACCTGCCCGCCGACCACCTGGCGGCGTTCGGGGTCGACCGGGAGCGGCTGCTGCACGCGGTGCGGACCGGACGGACGGACCGGGCGATCCGGCGGGCGATCGCGCACCTGGTCGCCCACACGAGGGCCCTCTACCGGGCCGCCGAGCCCGGTATCGACCTGCTCGACCCGGTGGCGCGGCCGTGCGTGGAAACCGCGTCACGGCTCTACGGCGGCATCCTCGACGAGATCGCGGCGGCCGACTACGACGTGCTGGCCGGCCGCGCGGTGGTGCCCCCGGCCCGGCGGCTCGCGGTGGCGCTGCCGGGGGCGGCCAGGTGCCTGGCGGCGCGGGTCAGAACGCGAGAGCCTGCGCGCGGCGCTTGA
- a CDS encoding DUF885 domain-containing protein: MVSLPHAGVHKISDSYVDDSAAAEPILATYLGIAGYDDQLPDLSPDGVDHRAAIATAALAAMTAAEPADVSEANAKAVFLERVGLEAELHEAGEFHRTLNVIASPAQDVRQVFDLMPTATAEDWAVIAKRLSAVPAALAGYQESLRFAAARGDVAALRQITKTAEQCRTWAGQGDAKSFFAAFAESADGVAEGALRAEIDAGAKVAAKAYGELADFLTGELAPKSSPEDAVGEERYRLWSREYTGATLDLHEAYEWGWAEFTRLETEMKEVAGRITPGGTIADAAAKLDADPRYQVRGKKAFEEWMQGLSDRALSDLRGVHFDISDQIMRLECKIAPPGGGVGAYYTGPTDDWSRPGRMWWSVPADREEFSTWREVTTVYHEGAPGHHLQIATAVSQGESLNKFQRLLTWVPAYGEGWALYAERLMREFGYLEDDGDLLGMLDANIFRAARVIIDIGMHLKLEIPRGAGFHDGERWSPELGLEFLLTRTITDKAHVHDEIDRYLGWPGQAPTYKLGERLWLQARDEYQARQGENFSLKTFHQRALEMGAMGLDTLRTRLAAL; the protein is encoded by the coding sequence ATGGTGTCCTTACCGCACGCCGGCGTGCACAAGATCAGTGATTCCTATGTCGACGACTCGGCGGCCGCGGAGCCGATTCTCGCCACCTACCTCGGCATCGCCGGGTACGACGACCAACTTCCCGACTTGTCGCCCGACGGCGTCGACCACCGAGCGGCGATCGCCACCGCCGCGCTGGCGGCGATGACCGCCGCCGAGCCCGCTGACGTCTCGGAGGCCAACGCCAAGGCGGTGTTCCTCGAACGGGTCGGCCTGGAGGCCGAGCTGCACGAGGCGGGCGAGTTCCACCGCACCCTCAACGTGATCGCGAGTCCCGCGCAGGACGTGCGGCAGGTGTTCGACCTGATGCCGACCGCCACCGCCGAGGACTGGGCGGTGATCGCCAAGCGGCTGTCCGCGGTTCCCGCGGCGCTCGCCGGCTACCAGGAGTCGCTGCGGTTCGCCGCGGCCCGAGGCGACGTCGCGGCGCTGCGCCAGATCACCAAGACCGCCGAGCAGTGCCGGACCTGGGCGGGCCAGGGCGACGCCAAGTCGTTCTTCGCCGCGTTCGCCGAGAGCGCGGACGGGGTCGCCGAGGGCGCTCTGCGCGCCGAGATCGACGCGGGCGCCAAGGTTGCCGCCAAGGCCTACGGCGAACTGGCCGACTTCCTGACCGGTGAGCTGGCCCCCAAGTCGAGCCCTGAGGACGCTGTCGGCGAGGAGCGGTACCGGCTCTGGTCGCGCGAGTACACCGGCGCCACGCTCGACCTGCACGAGGCCTACGAGTGGGGCTGGGCGGAGTTCACCCGCCTCGAGACGGAGATGAAGGAGGTCGCGGGCCGCATCACCCCCGGCGGCACCATCGCCGACGCGGCGGCCAAGCTCGACGCCGACCCCCGCTACCAGGTGCGCGGCAAGAAGGCCTTCGAGGAGTGGATGCAGGGTCTGTCCGACCGCGCGCTGTCGGACCTGCGGGGCGTGCACTTCGACATCTCCGACCAGATCATGCGGCTGGAGTGCAAGATCGCCCCGCCCGGCGGCGGCGTCGGCGCGTACTACACCGGCCCGACCGACGACTGGAGCCGTCCAGGGCGCATGTGGTGGTCGGTCCCCGCGGACAGGGAGGAGTTCTCCACCTGGCGCGAGGTCACCACGGTCTACCACGAGGGCGCGCCCGGGCATCACCTGCAGATCGCCACCGCGGTGTCGCAGGGGGAGAGCCTCAACAAGTTCCAGCGCCTGCTCACCTGGGTGCCCGCCTACGGCGAGGGCTGGGCCCTCTACGCCGAGCGCCTGATGCGCGAGTTCGGATACCTGGAGGACGACGGCGACCTGCTGGGCATGCTCGACGCCAACATCTTCCGCGCGGCCCGGGTGATCATCGACATCGGCATGCACCTGAAACTGGAGATCCCGCGCGGCGCGGGCTTCCACGACGGCGAGCGGTGGTCCCCCGAGCTGGGGCTGGAGTTCCTGCTCACCCGCACGATCACCGACAAGGCGCACGTGCACGACGAGATCGACCGTTATCTCGGCTGGCCGGGCCAGGCCCCGACCTACAAGCTCGGCGAACGCCTCTGGCTGCAGGCCCGCGACGAATACCAGGCGCGGCAGGGCGAGAACTTCTCGCTCAAGACGTTCCACCAGCGGGCCCTCGAGATGGGCGCCATGGGTCTGGACACCCTGCGCACCCGCCTCGCGGCTCTCTAG
- a CDS encoding SAV_6107 family HEPN domain-containing protein: MPAAPPAALGLLAQAEQGLTAAVRQPQPAQRFADAYLCALRAAAALLAARGRPHRGRAKPTSVWTLLSSVAPEMREWAAFFASCSTTRAAVQAGITSRVGPRAADDLVRQSGQFIALVHRAVHGDRR, encoded by the coding sequence GTGCCCGCGGCGCCCCCGGCCGCGCTCGGGCTGCTCGCTCAAGCCGAGCAGGGGCTCACCGCGGCCGTCCGGCAGCCCCAGCCCGCCCAGCGGTTCGCGGACGCGTACCTCTGCGCGCTTCGGGCCGCCGCCGCGCTGCTCGCCGCCCGTGGGCGGCCCCATCGGGGGCGCGCCAAGCCGACCAGTGTGTGGACCCTGCTCTCCTCGGTCGCCCCGGAGATGCGGGAGTGGGCGGCGTTCTTCGCCTCCTGCTCCACCACCCGCGCCGCCGTCCAGGCGGGCATCACCAGCCGCGTCGGTCCCCGCGCCGCCGACGACCTGGTCCGCCAGTCCGGGCAGTTCATCGCCCTCGTCCACCGTGCCGTGCACGGCGACAGGCGATGA
- a CDS encoding LppM family (lipo)protein — protein MHQAIPRFPRWAAFALLSLLAVLTLSGCVRVQASMTVSENDLVSGQLVIAAVSIKQGDTGPTLKIPPELAGKVKTQVYAADGYVGQTIALQELTFAEVGILSDSITVGKQYRLSFRRAGDLVTMAGSVDLTELPKDRADVQFKVTLPGTVSRTNGVNDNGTISWKPKPGAVTEFNATVQYTDSSGVSWTKWVTIVGASAIGVALLVLALALFTHRRTVARERLASRERLG, from the coding sequence GTGCATCAGGCCATCCCCCGTTTTCCCAGGTGGGCCGCTTTCGCCCTGCTGAGTCTTCTCGCCGTGCTGACCTTGTCCGGCTGCGTCCGGGTCCAGGCATCGATGACCGTCTCGGAGAACGACCTCGTCTCCGGTCAGCTCGTCATCGCCGCGGTCTCGATCAAGCAGGGCGACACCGGTCCCACGCTGAAGATCCCGCCCGAGCTGGCAGGCAAGGTGAAGACCCAGGTCTACGCCGCCGACGGCTACGTCGGGCAGACCATCGCGCTGCAGGAGCTGACCTTCGCCGAGGTCGGGATCCTGTCGGACTCGATCACCGTCGGCAAGCAGTACCGGCTCAGTTTCCGGCGCGCGGGCGACCTGGTGACGATGGCCGGTTCGGTCGATCTCACGGAGCTGCCCAAGGACCGCGCCGACGTGCAGTTCAAGGTGACCCTGCCGGGGACGGTCAGCCGGACCAACGGGGTCAACGACAACGGGACGATCAGCTGGAAGCCGAAGCCGGGCGCGGTCACCGAGTTCAACGCGACCGTGCAGTACACGGACTCCTCGGGCGTCTCGTGGACGAAGTGGGTCACGATCGTCGGCGCGTCGGCCATCGGTGTCGCGCTGCTGGTCTTGGCGCTCGCGCTGTTCACCCACCGGCGCACGGTCGCGCGCGAGCGGCTCGCCTCTCGCGAGCGGCTCGGCTGA
- a CDS encoding YbaK/EbsC family protein: MSTLEYPAVAKVAAALREAGMDRAADGIRILDADVKTAAAAAAALGVEVGAIANSLIFRTDSGPLLALTSGAHRADTKLLAELVGVREVGRADATYVREHTGQPIGGVAPTGHPAPLRTLVDRHLERHAVVWAAAGHPKSLFPTTFAELVTLTGGTAADVAREEDDRAS, encoded by the coding sequence GTGAGCACACTCGAATACCCCGCCGTGGCCAAGGTCGCCGCGGCTCTGCGCGAAGCGGGGATGGACCGGGCCGCCGACGGGATCCGGATCCTCGACGCCGACGTGAAGACCGCCGCGGCGGCCGCGGCGGCGTTGGGGGTCGAGGTGGGGGCCATCGCCAACAGTCTGATCTTCCGCACCGACAGCGGCCCGCTGCTCGCCCTCACCTCCGGCGCGCACCGGGCCGACACCAAACTCCTCGCCGAGCTGGTGGGTGTGCGCGAAGTCGGCCGGGCCGACGCCACGTATGTCCGGGAGCACACCGGTCAGCCGATCGGCGGAGTCGCCCCCACCGGCCACCCGGCGCCCCTCAGGACGCTGGTCGACCGCCATCTTGAGCGCCACGCCGTGGTGTGGGCGGCCGCGGGTCACCCGAAGTCGCTGTTCCCCACGACGTTCGCCGAGTTGGTGACGCTCACCGGGGGCACGGCTGCGGATGTCGCGCGCGAAGAGGATGATCGGGCCTCGTGA
- a CDS encoding maleylpyruvate isomerase family mycothiol-dependent enzyme — translation MSGTPLLDYDRYLDILEHEGGLLAASAEAADHDRPIPGCPGLDIGETVRHVGSVYRTVVSWIRAGDRPTSWQRQPLGDQTVEDYLRDGLRALLGELVTHHPDEPCPTWDPAQHHYGFWGRRMAHESTVHRIDVQTAAGGEIDLVEPEVALDGIDEVLRLWFTHRLSVLGVSGTRRGTVALKAGDRFWVATLGPVTTKATRATAAEAETADASVSGDAVELYLWLWGRRAVFDRSLTLEGDLDISSQMWALLRLATR, via the coding sequence ATGAGCGGGACGCCGCTCCTGGATTACGACAGATACCTCGACATCCTCGAACACGAAGGAGGCCTGCTCGCCGCGTCCGCCGAGGCCGCCGACCACGACCGCCCCATCCCCGGCTGCCCCGGCCTCGACATCGGCGAAACGGTCCGGCACGTCGGCAGCGTCTACCGGACCGTGGTGTCCTGGATCCGGGCGGGCGACCGCCCGACGTCCTGGCAGCGCCAACCCCTCGGCGACCAAACCGTCGAGGACTATCTCCGCGACGGTCTGCGGGCGCTCCTCGGCGAACTTGTCACCCACCACCCCGACGAACCCTGCCCCACCTGGGATCCCGCACAGCACCACTACGGGTTCTGGGGTCGCCGCATGGCCCACGAGAGCACCGTCCACCGCATCGACGTGCAGACCGCGGCGGGCGGCGAGATCGACCTGGTCGAGCCCGAAGTGGCACTCGACGGCATCGACGAGGTCCTGCGGCTGTGGTTCACCCACCGCCTCTCGGTTCTCGGGGTCTCCGGCACCCGCCGGGGCACCGTCGCGCTCAAGGCGGGAGACAGGTTCTGGGTCGCCACCCTGGGCCCGGTCACCACCAAGGCCACACGGGCGACGGCAGCCGAGGCCGAGACCGCGGACGCCTCGGTCAGCGGCGACGCGGTGGAGTTGTACCTGTGGTTATGGGGCAGGCGGGCGGTGTTCGACAGGTCGCTCACGCTTGAGGGAGATCTCGACATCTCGTCCCAGATGTGGGCGCTCCTGCGGCTCGCCACCCGCTGA
- a CDS encoding GNAT family N-acetyltransferase codes for MTAAPSPRVDRFAELSSEELRVRLREALALYVTAMRYPKGTVEQRAPMWLAHMLRAGWRCVAAFDSDDRMTGIAYGYRGSPGQWWHEQVRRGVTENRGPAVAEAWMSDYFELTELHVLPDRQGQGIGEELVRRLVSGADTSNVLLSTPEGPSRAWRLYRRLGFDDVLRDYQFTGDPRPFGVLGRPLPL; via the coding sequence GTGACCGCCGCCCCCTCCCCCCGCGTCGACCGGTTCGCCGAGCTGAGCTCCGAGGAGCTGCGGGTGCGCCTGCGCGAGGCGTTGGCGCTCTACGTCACCGCCATGCGCTACCCGAAGGGCACAGTTGAGCAACGGGCCCCGATGTGGCTCGCCCACATGCTCCGCGCGGGCTGGCGCTGTGTGGCCGCCTTCGACAGCGACGACCGCATGACCGGCATCGCCTACGGCTACCGGGGCTCGCCCGGGCAGTGGTGGCACGAGCAGGTGCGCCGCGGCGTGACCGAGAACCGTGGGCCCGCTGTCGCCGAGGCGTGGATGTCGGACTACTTCGAGCTGACCGAGCTGCACGTGCTCCCGGACCGCCAGGGGCAGGGCATCGGCGAGGAACTGGTGCGCAGGCTGGTCTCCGGGGCGGACACGTCCAACGTGTTGCTGTCCACCCCGGAGGGACCCTCCCGCGCGTGGCGTCTCTACCGGCGGCTCGGTTTCGACGACGTCCTGCGCGACTACCAGTTCACGGGCGACCCACGCCCCTTCGGTGTCCTGGGCCGCCCACTCCCCCTCTAG